The genomic window CCCAGCTCCAGTATCTTCCCCAGGATTCATTTGCCCAGATCCCACCTAAGAAGTTTCCTACAGTTAAAGCAAATAAGCCAATGGTGAGAGACATTTCCGAAACAATCGCCAGTTCCTTCAGTGTCGTATCATGATGGATTCTATAGGTTTCTTTTTGCGAAATAATGTAGAATATTAAGCTGATAACGGCGATAATCATGGATAAGGCAAAAAAGCCATAACTTGAAGTGATAATTGCTACGTGAACAATTAGCCAGTAGGATTTCAGTACAGGAACCAGCGGTGTAATCTGCGGGTCAAGTGCTGAACCTCCGTGGGCAAATCCCATCATAATAACCGCTACCATAAATCCGGCGGCCGGAATTAATGCGTTGGAATTTCTGTACAGTAAAAGACCGGCCGTAATCCCCACCCATGAAATGAAGATAATGGCTTCATACCCGTTACTCCAAGGAGCGTGACCTGAAATGTACCATCTGGCAACCAAGCCCAGGAAATGGAAGGCATAGCCCACAATTCCTAAAATAATAATTGCTTTGATGGTTTTATTTAAAATTTTATTCGGTTTGAATAATTCCACAAAACCTAAAATCAGTAATAATCCACCGATTAACGTGTAGAAGATTAAAAGCTTGAAGTTGATGTTCACTTTGTTCATGAAAACTTCAAGATCAACTTTCGATTTTGCAGGCACTACCGCTTTACCCCATTTCTGCTGGTAGTCGGAAAGCTTTGCCAGCTCTGCATCGGCTTTGCTCCAGTTTCCGGTCTGCTGCGCCTGTAATACTTCGGCAAAATAAGGCCCCATTACTTTCTGGGATTCCATATCCGGCTCCATCTTCTGATCGAGCCATGAATGCCAGGTGTGGTTCGCATCATTCTTTACCGGAACAATTCTCATAAACTGGCCGCTGAAAAACTCATTAAAGATCTGTACCCTTTCATTTACGGCAATTACTTCCTTGTCATAATTGGTCTGCTCAGCAGGTTTTTTACGGAATGCCGTGTTGTAATCATTCTCAAGGATGTATCTTAAATTTCCATTAGCATCTGCCGGGAAAAGGTTCATCAGAGAAGTGTATCCTTCATCATCCGCCTTTGTTTTATTTTTTAATTCGTCACCGCCTTTTGTTCCTACTTTAATCATCGGAACCATCGTCCAGCTCGGTGTATCCGTATTTACGGAAAGGAACCATTGGTTGGCCGTTAATGATTTTCCGTCTGTTCCTTTAAATTCATCTTTTTTGTACAGTTTTCTTAAAACATCCAGTGCTTCGGTATTGATCGGAACGATACGTCCTTCAAAATTCTGAACCAAAAGATAGCCGAATTTATCGGCGTGCTCCGCACTGATTTTATTTCTTGCAATGATTTCGTCGGCAGAAATGGTTCTCATTTTGGCCATCGGTACGGCCAGGGAATTCTGCTGCGAAGGTTGGGCCTGTGCCGATTCCGGAGTATGGTTATGATTCTCTCCCTCTACATGGATATGTTCCCGGCTTCCGTCGGTTGTTCCGTGGGTTTCAATCTTCTGGGCGTTCAGTCCGAAGCTTAACAGCAATAAAAGTACAGTTGCCGCCTTCTTTTTGTTTACGTCTTTGAGGATTTTATTCAGCTTCCAGAAATGGGTCCCTTTCCAGAAGAACATGAAGAACATTCCGCCAAATAAGAATGTATAACCAATGTAGGAAATCAGTGTTCCCCAAAAATCGTGGTTTACGGAAAGTACAGTCCCCATTCTGTCCGGATCGAAACTCGACTGGAAAAAACGGTAGCCTTTATGGTTCAGTACGTGGTTCATATAAATTTTAAAAGGCGTCTGCTTGCCTTCATCAATAATTTTAATGTGGCTTTCATAAGCACTTGGGGAGGAACTTCCCGGATACGTTTCCATCACAAAATCCTCCAGTTTCAACGAGAAAGGAGTGTTGTAAACCTTAGGCCCAAAACCGACCATGATGTTGAGTCCATCCATGGTTACCTGCTTGTAAGCATTCGGGTTTCCTTTTTCTACGGAAAGGTCTACCACCTGTTTTGTTTTAGGTCCCTGAAGCTCTACTGTCAGCATATCGGGAACGTTCTGATCTTTCTTACGGTCTCCTTCAATGGATATTAATTTCCCTTTTCGTAAACCTTCGGGAACTACTAATTTTAATTCATTGATTGAATATAAACTTCTCAAGGCCAACGGCTGGAACTCATCTTTTTTAGTCGTCCCTGTCGCCTGGGTAGCCATGGTCATGTAGTTAGCATCTACCGGAGTTTTGATGAACAGTTTCCCGTTATCATTTCTAAATTCCACAGCACCATCGATGGCTCTGTTAAAGGTTACCAAAGTACCGTTGATGGATTTTGTTTCACCCGGCTTGATGAAAATATTCTGCCTGCCCGTCTGCCCGGTAGATACGAGATGAAGATATTCCGCCCCATTCGGATCTGCCACGAGGCTATCCTTTTTTCGCTGTACATATTCTTTGGCAACCACTTTTACCTGCTTTCCGTGGAAATCGTAAGTCGCTTCGAGATCTTTGTGCAGCGGGGACATCAAATAAGGAATATCCTGGTAATTCAGAACGTCTCCTTTTTCTTCGATCTGTATTTTAAGGAAGTTTTTATCGGTAACGATTTCATTGGAAGTTTCCCCTTCCCTGATGTGCATCATCCCTTCAAAACTGATGTACCGGGTAATAGCACCGCCGATAAAAATTAATACAAATGCCAGGTGGAAGACCAATACCGGCCATTTTTCTCTTTTCCACAAGCGGTATCTTCCGATATTGCCGATAAAGTTGAGAATAAGAAGGAGCATGATTAATTCAAACCACCATGCTTCGTAGATTAATGCTTTTGCTGTGGGGGTTCCGTAATCGTTTTCTAAAAACGTTGCATAGGCCATCGCGAATGCATACCCCAATAACAACACAGCCATTGTTCTGGTTGAGATCAAAATATCCTGGATCTTCTTCATATGTATATACTTGACATGCAAAAATAAGCATGATAAACTATAAAGCCGTGAAAAAAAGCTGTTTTTTATCACTTTGGAGACCCGAATCGTTATTTTGAATCATTCTTAATAATTCAGATTTTATTGAAGAAAAACCAACAGAAAATAAACTGAAAAAATTGTTCTTTTTTATTTGGGGAAAAATTTAATCCGCTATTTTGTCTTTATTCATTTTATTTTAAATATTTTTAATGATCAGAAAAGCAAAACCGGACAAAAATCTCTTTTTCACACCAGGAAAAATTAAATTTCTTTTCGCAAAAAAGCATATTATTTAATGTTGAAAAATATTAAATTTGCCAATTGACATTATGAATAAAAACACACAAAACAAATCGACGGAATCGCCTGATAAGGGCAAATTTTTATCAAAGCCACGGGTATTTTTCGGGCTTACGTTTATCCTTTTTTCCATCGTGCTCACTTTTTCATTCGTCTCGTACCTGATGAACTGGAAGGCAGACCAAAGCCAGGCGGGAACCATGCTGGACAAGAGTATCAAATCGTCTAACCTTTTTGGAAAACTAGGCGACTGGCTCGGGAATATTTTTATTTTTGAAAGCATCGGGGTTGCCTCATTCATCATAGCCTTTTTATTTTTGGTTTTCGGGATGGTCATCCTGAAGAAGAAAATGTTTAAGCCTTGGAAAACGGTTGGCCATTCCCTGTTTTTTATCTGCTGGCTGCCGATCTTGTTCGGAGCGATCACTAAAGGACAAGGGGTTCTGAGCGGGGTTTATGGTTACCAGATCATGGATTCCCTGAATGCAATTATTGGATCGGTAGGTCTCTGGCTGGTGCTGGTATCCAGTATTGCGCTGTATTTTATTCTGGAATTCAACCTTCGTCCAAGCTCCATTAAATCAAAGCTGAATGACATTAACGAAAGCACCATCGGAAAAGTGAAATCGATGATGCCGAGCTCCGATGAAAATTTTGAAGCGGATGAAGAACTGATCGAAGAACTCGAGGCACATAAGGAAGAAACTCCTGAAAAGATTAAAGTGACCGAAGTTGTAGAAAAACCCGCAGCCAAAACGAAAGTGCCGGAACCGGTAAGTATTCCGAAAGGATTTCCGGAAGTGCCGGTTTCTGCCGATCTGGATCCGATCATCACGCCAAACAACACCTCTTTTGAGGAAGAAAATAAAACGGATTTTTCACAATCCTTCAATCTGCCCCTGGACACAAAACCAAAGGTTCCAACTTCAACTCCTGAGCAGGCTTTTGATATGAGCTTTTCAAAGCCTGTAACCCCTCCAGCAACTACTGTTGCGCCAAAACAAGATATTAAGTTCAATGTCGAAGTAGCACCGGTTATCGATATTCTGGATGATGCAGACATCAAATCCCAGGAATTGGTCGACAAACATGGTTTGTATGACCATAAGCTGGATCTGGCGAAATTCCAGATGCCGCCGGTTGATCTTCTGAAAGATTACGGCAATGAAGAGATTTCTATTAATAAAGAAGAATTAGAAGAGAATAAAAATAAAATCGTAGGGCTGCTGAAAAATTTTAACGTCGGTATTTCTGAGATCAAAGCGACGATCGGCCCTACGGTAACCTTATACGAAATTGTTCCGGAGGCAGGGATCAGAGTGGCAGCCATTAAAAAGCTTCAGGATGATATTGCACTTAACCTTTCAGCGTTAGGAATCCGTATTATCGCACCGATGCCTGGAAAAGGAACGATCGGGATTGAAGTACCGAGGAAAAATCCTACGATGGTATCTATGCGTTCGGTTATTGCTTCACAGAAATTCCAGAATACCGACATGGACCTTCCGGTTGTTTTCGGAAAGACGATTTCCAATGAAATTTTCATGGCCGAT from Chryseobacterium sp. SORGH_AS_0447 includes these protein-coding regions:
- the ccsA gene encoding cytochrome c biogenesis protein CcsA, translating into MKKIQDILISTRTMAVLLLGYAFAMAYATFLENDYGTPTAKALIYEAWWFELIMLLLILNFIGNIGRYRLWKREKWPVLVFHLAFVLIFIGGAITRYISFEGMMHIREGETSNEIVTDKNFLKIQIEEKGDVLNYQDIPYLMSPLHKDLEATYDFHGKQVKVVAKEYVQRKKDSLVADPNGAEYLHLVSTGQTGRQNIFIKPGETKSINGTLVTFNRAIDGAVEFRNDNGKLFIKTPVDANYMTMATQATGTTKKDEFQPLALRSLYSINELKLVVPEGLRKGKLISIEGDRKKDQNVPDMLTVELQGPKTKQVVDLSVEKGNPNAYKQVTMDGLNIMVGFGPKVYNTPFSLKLEDFVMETYPGSSSPSAYESHIKIIDEGKQTPFKIYMNHVLNHKGYRFFQSSFDPDRMGTVLSVNHDFWGTLISYIGYTFLFGGMFFMFFWKGTHFWKLNKILKDVNKKKAATVLLLLLSFGLNAQKIETHGTTDGSREHIHVEGENHNHTPESAQAQPSQQNSLAVPMAKMRTISADEIIARNKISAEHADKFGYLLVQNFEGRIVPINTEALDVLRKLYKKDEFKGTDGKSLTANQWFLSVNTDTPSWTMVPMIKVGTKGGDELKNKTKADDEGYTSLMNLFPADANGNLRYILENDYNTAFRKKPAEQTNYDKEVIAVNERVQIFNEFFSGQFMRIVPVKNDANHTWHSWLDQKMEPDMESQKVMGPYFAEVLQAQQTGNWSKADAELAKLSDYQQKWGKAVVPAKSKVDLEVFMNKVNINFKLLIFYTLIGGLLLILGFVELFKPNKILNKTIKAIIILGIVGYAFHFLGLVARWYISGHAPWSNGYEAIIFISWVGITAGLLLYRNSNALIPAAGFMVAVIMMGFAHGGSALDPQITPLVPVLKSYWLIVHVAIITSSYGFFALSMIIAVISLIFYIISQKETYRIHHDTTLKELAIVSEMSLTIGLFALTVGNFLGGIWANESWGRYWSWDPKETWAFISIMVYAFVLHMRLVPGLRSRWAFHVATMFAFCSMVMTYFGVNYYLSGLHSYAAGDPVPVPAWVYIGLGTMLALAIASYIKFRILTKK
- a CDS encoding DNA translocase FtsK; amino-acid sequence: MNKNTQNKSTESPDKGKFLSKPRVFFGLTFILFSIVLTFSFVSYLMNWKADQSQAGTMLDKSIKSSNLFGKLGDWLGNIFIFESIGVASFIIAFLFLVFGMVILKKKMFKPWKTVGHSLFFICWLPILFGAITKGQGVLSGVYGYQIMDSLNAIIGSVGLWLVLVSSIALYFILEFNLRPSSIKSKLNDINESTIGKVKSMMPSSDENFEADEELIEELEAHKEETPEKIKVTEVVEKPAAKTKVPEPVSIPKGFPEVPVSADLDPIITPNNTSFEEENKTDFSQSFNLPLDTKPKVPTSTPEQAFDMSFSKPVTPPATTVAPKQDIKFNVEVAPVIDILDDADIKSQELVDKHGLYDHKLDLAKFQMPPVDLLKDYGNEEISINKEELEENKNKIVGLLKNFNVGISEIKATIGPTVTLYEIVPEAGIRVAAIKKLQDDIALNLSALGIRIIAPMPGKGTIGIEVPRKNPTMVSMRSVIASQKFQNTDMDLPVVFGKTISNEIFMADLSKMPHLLMAGATGQGKSVGINAILTSLLYKKHPSELKFVMVDPKKVELSLYSKIERHYLAKLPDAEEAIITDTNKVINTLNSLCIEMDTRYDLLKNAFCKNLKEYNKKFTERKLNPENGHRYLPYIVLVVDEFADLIMTAGKEVELPIARLAQLARAVGIHLIVATQRPSVNVITGMIKANFPARAAFRVISSVDSRTILDSPGADQLIGKGDMLYFNGNEILRLQCAFVDTPEVERLAEFIGEQKGYASAFILPEYVSEDSTSTVGAFDPNEKDALFEEAARIIVSTQQGSTSMLQRQLKLGYNRAGRIMDQLEASGIVGGFNGAKAREVLISDLHSLEQFLEDLRS